The Flavobacterium sp. 1 genome contains the following window.
CATGCTTCTCGTCCCTGGACTTGGTATGAATTTGCTCAGGGAGCCGATAAAAAAGGAGAATTGACAGGAGTTCCTTATGATGGAAAACTCACAAAAGCTGAAGGTAAGGGAACTTGGTGGGAAGGGCTTGACCCGCAGGAACTTTACGCCCAGAATCATGAACGTAGTAAGAGCGGAGACTTTAATAAACAATGGAGTTGGGGAGATGGTGCATCAGTACCCTCACAAGCATACTGCGACAAATTTTATAATCGCACTATCGATCTCATCAATAAATTTAACCCCGATTTACTATATTTTGATGATACCGCATTGCCGCTTTATCCTATAAGCGATGCAGGCTTAAAAATAGCAGCCCACTACTACAACCATAATATGGCAAGCCACAAAGGCAAGCTCGAAGCTGTTATGTTTGGTAAAATACTGACCGAAGACCAGAAAAAATGTATGGTGTGGGATGTGGAGCGTGGTGCACCTGATAAGATACAACCCGATGCCTGGCAAACCTGCACCTGTATTGGAAGCTGGCATTACAGCAGGTCGCTTTATGAAAACGGTTGGTATAAATCGGCAACATCAGTGATACATATGCTGGTTGATATTATTAGCAAAAATGGTAACTTATTGCTTAATATTCCCGTTCGGGGAGATGGTACTATTGATGACAAGGAAGTGGCAGTCCTTGAAAATATCGCCGCCTGGATGGATATAAACAAAGAGAGCATCTTCGATACCCGCCCCTGGAAACTGTACGGTGAAGGGCCTACCGCTGATGTATCGAACCCTATTAATGGTCAGGGATTTAATGAAGGAAAGATACAATACTCAGCAAAAGATATTCGCTACAATCAGAAAGGAAATGTGCTGTATGCTACTGCATTAGGAGTCCCTGAAGATAAGATATGTTTGAAGTCCCTTGGCAAGAAGAAAGATAATGCCGCAATCAGGAGTGTCAAAGTGCTTGGCAGTAAGGAAAAGTTATCATGGAAACAATATCCGGATTCGCTGGTGATCCAAAAACCTAAGATTATCCCCAATAATATTGCAGTAGTTTTTAAGATACAAAAGTAGTTTTTGGAAGGGAAGAAGAAAGTATTGTAATGCCTGAACTGTTTGTTAATACCGGACAAAAATGAAAGAGATTATTAAATCACACATACATAAAAAATGAAAAGTAAATTACTCATAGCATCCTGTATACTGTTCTCATTCCCTGTGCTGGCGCAGGAAAAATATGCTTCGCCGATAAGGGAAGGTAATGAACCGGTTGCTGCCGGAAAGTTTGCACCAACCTGGCAATCGCTGCAGCAATATAAAACCCCGAAGTGGTTCCAAAATGCCAAGTTCGGGATATGGGCTCATTGGGGACCTCAATGCCAGCCGGAACAAGGAGACTGGTTTGGGAGATTTATGTATAACGAAGGCGGTGACCAATATAAATGGTTTGTTGAACATTACGGGCATCCATTCAAAGTTGGGTTTAAAGAAGTCATTAATGACTGGAAAGCCCAAAATTGGGATCCTGAAAAACTTGTAGCGCTGTACAAACGGGCTGGGGCCCAATATTTCTTTGCCATGGCAAATCATCATGACAATCTTGATTTATGGGATAGCAAATATCAGGAATGGAACTCCGTACGTGTGGGACCTAAAAAAGATATTATCAGTGGTTGGTCAAAAGCAGCTAAAAAATATAATCTTCCATTCGGACTTAGTGTACACGCTTCACATACATGGACGTGGTTTGAAACATCCCAGCGATCAGATAAAAACGGAGCGCTGGCAGATGTTCCGTACGACGGAAAGCTTACCAAAGCCGATGGTAAAGGAACATGGTGGGAAGGGCTTGATCCGAAGGAGCTTTATGCCCAAAATCATCCTTTGAGCGAAAAAAGCGATAAAGATATATTTGCTCTTTGGAATCAGTGGGATTGGGGCAATGGTGCCTCAATACCTTCGCAGGCTTATTGTGAAAAATTCTATAATCGTACCATTGACCTTATCAATAAGTATAATCCCGATTTGATTTATTTTGATGATAGCGTACTGCCGCTTTACCCGGTAAGCGATGCGGGATTAAAAATTGCGGCTGATTTTTATAACCATAATATGGCAACCCACAATAACAAGCTGGAGGCTGTCCTGTTCGGGAAAATGCTGAACGATGAACAAAAAAAATGCATGGTATGGGATGTAGAAAGAGGTGCACCGGATAAAGCCCAGGATCTTCCATGGCAAACATGTACCTGTATTGGCGACTGGCACTACAGTAAGTCAATTTATGAAAATAATGGATACAAATCCGCGGCTACAGTAATCCACATGTTGATCGATATTGTCAGTAAAAATGGAAACCTGCTGCTTAATATTCCTGTTAAAGGAGACGGCACGATCGATGATAAGGAGGTTGCAATTCTTGAAAAAATAGCGGCCTGGATGGACGTGAACAAAGAAAGTATTTTTGATACACGCCCGTGGAAACGCTATGGTGAGGGGCCTGCTTCTGAAGCAATAAAACAAGTTAATAACCAAAGCTTCAATGAAGGAAAAGTAAAGTTGTCTGCCAATGACATTCGCTATAATCAAAATGGGAAAATTCTTTATGCAACTCTTTTAGGTGTGCCCTCAGATAACATTAGCTTGAAATTGCTTGGTAGGAATAAATATAATGGTAAAATTAAGAGTATTGAAATCCTTGGAAGCAAAGAGAAACTTTCATGGAAACAATCGGGCTATTCATTGGTAATTACAAAACCAAAAGTTATACCGAACGATATCGCCATAGTATTAAAAATAAAACAGTAATAGATAAATTGAGCTATTGCCAGTAAAGGCTAAAAATAGCAAAAGTATTATTATTTAATAACAGATTAATAATAAAAAAAATGCAAATCTTATTTAAACGTTATTGTAAAACCATGGAATTGCTTGATGATTCTGCATTAATCGAAGCATATAAAAAAGCACATGCAAAAGGAGCGGCATGGCCGGAAATAACCCAAGGAATGAAAGAAGTGGGAATTCTAGATATGGAAATCTATCTTATTGGAACAAGACTTTTCATGATTATGGATACCACAGCAGATTTTGATCACGACAAGGCAATGGCCAAATTAGCACTAAAGCCGCGTCAAAGCGAATGGGAAGTGCATATGGCACAATTTCAGGATAGCTCTGCCACGGCAACAGCAAACCAAAAATGGCAATTGATGGATCGAATTTACGAAATGGACAAATAAGCTGCCTACTTAAAAAAATTTATAGTAGTAAATAAATAAATTAGATATGAATTTGAAATCTTTGTTCTTAAAAAAATGTTTTTTTGTAGTAAGCTTTTGTTGTCTTATCGGTACTGCAACGTTTGCTCAGGCTGTTCAGATTGCGGTAAATGCTGCCGTAAACAAAAAAAAGATATCACCAAATATCTATGGGAAAAATGACTTCTTTGACCACCCCGATCAATTTTATAGAGATGCAGGTTTGCGGTTTGCTCGTCTGAATGGTGGTAATAATGCATCAGCCTATAACTGGCAGGCAAAACTTACTGTTCATCCCGACTGGTATAATAATGTTTATGCTACTGATTGGAGTGTCTCGGCACAAAAAATCAATACCAGCTTTCCTGATATGCAAGGCATGTATGCCTTTCAGTTACTGGGCAGGGTTGCATCCAACACCAATAACAACTTCAATGACTGGGGGTACAATCAAGCAAAGTATTGGTCTGGTGTTGGTCAGAATTTAGCCGGTGGAGGAAAGCCCGATCCAAACGGAGGGAGCA
Protein-coding sequences here:
- a CDS encoding alpha-L-fucosidase, translating into MNLKISIKSGLSIVSCMLFSSFLLAQEKYASPIREGNEPVAAGKFAPTWQSLEQYKTPEWFRNAKFGIWAHWGPQCQAEQGDWYARGLYEEGSDYYKWHVAHYGHPSKAGFKEVIHDWKAQNWDPEKLVKLYKRAGAQYFFAMANHHDNLDLWDSKYQEWNSVRVGPQKDIVAGWARAAKKYGLPFGLSVHASRPWTWYEFAQGADKKGELTGVPYDGKLTKAEGKGTWWEGLDPQELYAQNHERSKSGDFNKQWSWGDGASVPSQAYCDKFYNRTIDLINKFNPDLLYFDDTALPLYPISDAGLKIAAHYYNHNMASHKGKLEAVMFGKILTEDQKKCMVWDVERGAPDKIQPDAWQTCTCIGSWHYSRSLYENGWYKSATSVIHMLVDIISKNGNLLLNIPVRGDGTIDDKEVAVLENIAAWMDINKESIFDTRPWKLYGEGPTADVSNPINGQGFNEGKIQYSAKDIRYNQKGNVLYATALGVPEDKICLKSLGKKKDNAAIRSVKVLGSKEKLSWKQYPDSLVIQKPKIIPNNIAVVFKIQK
- a CDS encoding alpha-L-fucosidase, with the translated sequence MKSKLLIASCILFSFPVLAQEKYASPIREGNEPVAAGKFAPTWQSLQQYKTPKWFQNAKFGIWAHWGPQCQPEQGDWFGRFMYNEGGDQYKWFVEHYGHPFKVGFKEVINDWKAQNWDPEKLVALYKRAGAQYFFAMANHHDNLDLWDSKYQEWNSVRVGPKKDIISGWSKAAKKYNLPFGLSVHASHTWTWFETSQRSDKNGALADVPYDGKLTKADGKGTWWEGLDPKELYAQNHPLSEKSDKDIFALWNQWDWGNGASIPSQAYCEKFYNRTIDLINKYNPDLIYFDDSVLPLYPVSDAGLKIAADFYNHNMATHNNKLEAVLFGKMLNDEQKKCMVWDVERGAPDKAQDLPWQTCTCIGDWHYSKSIYENNGYKSAATVIHMLIDIVSKNGNLLLNIPVKGDGTIDDKEVAILEKIAAWMDVNKESIFDTRPWKRYGEGPASEAIKQVNNQSFNEGKVKLSANDIRYNQNGKILYATLLGVPSDNISLKLLGRNKYNGKIKSIEILGSKEKLSWKQSGYSLVITKPKVIPNDIAIVLKIKQ
- a CDS encoding L-rhamnose mutarotase — encoded protein: MQILFKRYCKTMELLDDSALIEAYKKAHAKGAAWPEITQGMKEVGILDMEIYLIGTRLFMIMDTTADFDHDKAMAKLALKPRQSEWEVHMAQFQDSSATATANQKWQLMDRIYEMDK